From Amycolatopsis sp. YIM 10, the proteins below share one genomic window:
- a CDS encoding alpha/beta hydrolase, with product MGTIHSFEPLARNLAAASGATVVPVGYRLAPENPPPAQFDDAYAATAWVAEHAAELRVDPARLVVVGDSAGGTLAAAVALAARDRGGRAIACQVLMYPGLDRDLGARSIAECADAPILSRDDVLYLNELADNGHGYPDNAYRIPAYAADLTGLPPSIVVTAECDPIRDWGNATRTGSAKPAYRPP from the coding sequence ATGGGCACGATCCACTCCTTCGAGCCCCTGGCCCGCAACCTCGCCGCCGCGAGCGGCGCCACCGTCGTGCCGGTCGGCTACCGCCTCGCGCCCGAGAACCCACCGCCGGCCCAGTTCGACGACGCCTACGCCGCCACGGCCTGGGTCGCCGAGCACGCGGCCGAGCTGCGCGTCGACCCCGCGCGGCTTGTGGTGGTCGGGGACAGCGCCGGTGGCACCCTCGCCGCCGCCGTCGCGCTCGCCGCACGGGACCGCGGCGGGCGCGCCATCGCCTGCCAGGTCTTGATGTACCCCGGCCTCGACCGCGACCTGGGCGCCCGATCGATCGCCGAGTGCGCGGACGCGCCGATCCTCAGCCGCGACGACGTGCTGTACCTCAACGAGCTGGCCGACAACGGCCACGGCTATCCGGACAACGCCTACCGGATCCCGGCTTACGCAGCCGACCTCACCGGTCTGCCTCCGTCGATCGTGGTCACAGCCGAGTGCGACCCGATCCGCGACTGGGGGAACGCTACGCGCACCGGCTCCGCGAAGCCGGCGTACAGACCACCCTGA
- a CDS encoding SMP-30/gluconolactonase/LRE family protein, translating into MTDPFADAVDVEPRELSRGYTWAECPRWHDGTFWFSDMYTHRILRLDAEGTPETMVDLSTRTSVNGTEVIPGGFG; encoded by the coding sequence GTGACCGATCCTTTCGCCGACGCCGTCGACGTCGAGCCCCGTGAGCTGTCCCGCGGCTACACCTGGGCCGAGTGCCCGCGGTGGCACGACGGCACGTTTTGGTTCAGCGACATGTACACCCACCGGATCCTGCGGCTCGACGCCGAAGGCACGCCGGAAACCATGGTCGACCTCTCGACGCGCACCTCGGTGAACGGCACCGAGGTCATCCCCGGCGGTTTCGGCTGA
- a CDS encoding glycoside hydrolase family 3 C-terminal domain-containing protein, translating into MPRPDLTLEQKASLLSGKDFWTTKAIADVPSMLLIDGPHGLRLQDAEGDHLGLHDSRPATCFPTAAAVGSSWDPDVAAELGAAIGREARVAGVTVNLGPGVNIKRSPLCGRNFEYYSEDSLLSGTLGAAHVRGLQGEGVGASVKHFAANNQETDRMRVSADVDERTLREIYFPAFEKVVTEAHPATVMCSYNRVNGVLATQNRWLLTDVLRDEWGFDGVVVSDWGAVNDRVAALRAGLDLEMPGTGGVTDAEIVAAVHRGELAEAVVDRSVQRVLALTGRVTPATGTLDVEAHHALAKRLATECAVLLKNERNTLPIAPEASVAVIGEFAVEARFQGGGSSHVNPTRVDTALDAIRAQGTSVSHARGLDDNAVEIARAADVTVVFAGLREIDESEGYDRDTIALPAGQVDLIRQVATVSRRTVVVLSHGGVVSLEGWHDDVDAILDGWLLGQASGAALADLLYGIANPSGHLAETIPRRLQDNPSYLNFPGEQGHVRYGEGVMVGYRYYETADVDVRYPFGHGLSYTTFETSALSVTVTGDDEAQVSVTATNTGAVVGKHVVQLYVATDAGPVRRPARELRAFAKVALAPGESRTVGLALGRRAFAYYDVELGRWVVAPGAYTVQIGHSAAEIVAEAPITLTGDVITRQLSLDSPVQDWFAHPVVGPLVLRRITESMTEEQAKQADDTPDWLRMVASLPMHQFTRFLAMSGAHLPDDAFAELIDLSKN; encoded by the coding sequence ATGCCCCGGCCCGACCTCACGCTGGAACAGAAAGCATCCCTGTTGTCCGGAAAGGACTTCTGGACCACCAAGGCGATCGCGGATGTCCCGTCGATGCTCCTGATCGACGGACCGCACGGCCTGCGCCTCCAGGACGCCGAGGGCGACCACCTCGGACTCCACGACAGCCGGCCCGCCACGTGCTTCCCGACCGCCGCCGCGGTCGGCTCCAGCTGGGATCCCGACGTCGCCGCCGAGCTCGGCGCGGCCATCGGTCGCGAAGCGCGGGTCGCCGGGGTGACCGTCAACCTGGGGCCCGGCGTGAACATCAAGCGGTCACCGCTGTGCGGCCGCAACTTCGAGTACTACTCCGAAGACTCGCTGCTCAGCGGCACCCTCGGCGCGGCACACGTCCGAGGTCTGCAGGGCGAAGGCGTGGGCGCGTCGGTCAAGCACTTCGCCGCCAACAACCAGGAAACCGACCGCATGCGGGTCAGCGCGGACGTGGACGAGCGCACGCTGCGCGAGATCTACTTCCCGGCCTTCGAGAAGGTCGTGACCGAGGCGCACCCGGCGACCGTGATGTGTTCCTACAACCGGGTCAACGGCGTCCTCGCCACCCAGAACCGGTGGCTGCTCACCGACGTCCTGCGCGACGAGTGGGGCTTCGACGGCGTCGTCGTCTCCGACTGGGGCGCCGTCAACGACCGGGTCGCGGCCCTGCGGGCCGGTCTGGACCTCGAAATGCCCGGCACCGGCGGGGTGACCGATGCCGAGATCGTGGCGGCGGTGCACCGCGGCGAACTCGCCGAAGCGGTGGTGGACCGCAGCGTGCAGCGGGTACTCGCCCTCACCGGACGGGTCACGCCCGCGACCGGCACCCTCGACGTCGAAGCCCACCACGCCCTGGCGAAACGACTCGCCACCGAGTGCGCGGTCCTGCTGAAGAACGAGCGGAACACGCTGCCCATCGCACCCGAAGCCAGTGTCGCCGTCATCGGCGAGTTCGCCGTGGAGGCACGGTTCCAGGGCGGCGGCAGCTCGCACGTCAACCCGACCCGCGTCGACACCGCCCTCGACGCGATCCGGGCCCAGGGAACATCCGTCAGCCACGCGCGCGGGCTCGACGACAACGCCGTGGAGATCGCCCGCGCAGCCGATGTCACCGTGGTGTTCGCGGGATTGCGGGAGATCGACGAGTCCGAAGGCTACGACCGCGACACCATCGCCCTGCCGGCCGGGCAGGTCGACCTCATCCGCCAGGTCGCGACCGTGAGCCGCCGCACCGTCGTCGTGCTGTCCCACGGCGGAGTCGTCTCCCTGGAGGGCTGGCACGATGACGTCGACGCGATCCTCGACGGCTGGCTGCTCGGCCAGGCGAGCGGCGCCGCACTCGCCGACCTCCTGTACGGCATCGCCAACCCGTCCGGGCACCTGGCCGAGACGATTCCCCGGCGGCTGCAGGACAACCCGAGCTACCTCAACTTCCCCGGCGAACAGGGACACGTCCGCTACGGCGAAGGCGTGATGGTCGGCTACCGCTATTACGAAACCGCAGACGTCGACGTCCGCTACCCGTTCGGCCACGGCCTGTCCTATACCACGTTCGAGACGAGCGCCCTCTCGGTCACGGTCACCGGTGACGACGAGGCACAGGTTTCGGTGACGGCGACCAACACCGGGGCTGTCGTCGGGAAGCACGTCGTGCAGCTCTACGTCGCCACCGACGCCGGACCGGTCCGCCGGCCCGCGCGTGAGCTGCGCGCCTTCGCCAAGGTCGCCCTCGCCCCGGGCGAGTCCCGGACGGTCGGCCTCGCCCTCGGCCGCCGTGCCTTCGCCTACTACGACGTCGAACTCGGCCGGTGGGTGGTCGCGCCCGGCGCATACACCGTCCAAATCGGACACAGTGCCGCCGAGATCGTCGCCGAGGCGCCGATCACCCTCACCGGCGACGTCATCACGCGGCAGCTGAGCCTCGACTCGCCGGTCCAGGACTGGTTCGCCCATCCGGTCGTCGGCCCGCTCGTCCTCCGCCGGATCACCGAATCGATGACCGAAGAGCAGGCGAAACAGGCCGACGACACCCCGGACTGGCTGCGCATGGTCGCATCCCTGCCGATGCACCAGTTCACCCGCTTCCTGGCCATGAGCGGCGCGCACCTGCCCGACGACGCCTTCGCCGAACTGATCGACCTCAGCAAGAACTGA
- a CDS encoding glycoside hydrolase family 78 protein produces MSATWQAGFVTPASGRWTEPGAPAAYFRREFTIDRTPRRATLHVTAIGLVEPHLNGGRAGDEVLAPGWTSYRHRLAVSSYDVTDRIVLGANAVGAIVGEGWALGRLGWEGKRHHYADRPALFLQLDLEYADRTETIGSDGSFTTGTGAVLANSLYDGEEHDARLEPDGWDQPGFGGSWEPAERYDWDLSALVTTPAPPIRRIEELTPVSISRSRNGNPIVDFGQNISGWVRLSVQGERGQTVTLRHAEVLTDGELDTETLRTAAATDRYTLRGGDRETWEPKFTFHGFRYVEVDGYPGTPTAGDLTAVVMHSDMTRTGWFECSNPLLNQLHSNVVWSMRGNFVGVPTDCPQRDERLGWTGDLNAFAPTAAFLYDVRGVLGSWLADLAAEHCEKGYVPWVVPDVLSTPSSPTALWSDVAVSLPWTLYTEYGDPDILRQSYDSMAAFIRDVESRLDDAGLWSSGYQFGDWLDPDAPTDNPAGGKTDRHLVASAFLCRTTAQLAKIAALLGKSEDAEHFGTLADRVRAAFRHEYVTPSGRLANESATALALAICFDILDPTQETKAGEQLAALVAKAGYRISTGFAGTPFVTEALSRTGYLDEAYFLLLETGCPSFLYPVTMGATTIWERWDSIRPDGTINPSGMTSLNHYALGAIADWLHRVVGGLSPAEPGYRRMHITPRPGGNLTHATVTHDTVHGRAAVAWRIDEGRLYLDITVPDGTEATVVLPQHPDELVVQVSGGEHSWQYEVEDSAASKQYTMDTSLRTLSQDPKVWRAVTDAFAKHFPGIPLDGSAPEAASVSLNVVLDHVPGASTDLKNDLVAAVGDQEGNL; encoded by the coding sequence GTGTCAGCCACCTGGCAGGCCGGGTTCGTGACGCCGGCGTCGGGACGCTGGACCGAACCCGGCGCCCCCGCGGCGTACTTCCGGCGCGAGTTCACCATCGACCGCACGCCCCGCCGCGCGACCTTGCACGTCACCGCGATCGGGTTGGTCGAGCCTCATCTCAACGGCGGCCGCGCGGGCGACGAGGTGCTCGCCCCCGGCTGGACGTCCTACCGTCATCGGCTCGCGGTCAGCTCCTACGACGTGACGGACCGGATCGTCCTCGGCGCGAACGCCGTCGGTGCCATCGTCGGCGAAGGGTGGGCGCTCGGGCGGCTCGGCTGGGAGGGCAAGCGCCACCACTACGCCGACCGGCCGGCGTTGTTCCTCCAGCTCGACCTGGAGTACGCCGACCGCACCGAGACCATCGGCTCCGACGGGTCGTTCACCACCGGCACCGGAGCCGTCCTCGCGAACAGCCTCTACGACGGAGAGGAGCACGACGCCCGGCTGGAACCGGACGGCTGGGACCAGCCGGGGTTCGGTGGTTCGTGGGAGCCGGCGGAGCGGTACGACTGGGATCTCTCGGCGCTCGTCACCACCCCCGCTCCCCCGATCCGCCGGATCGAAGAACTCACCCCGGTCTCGATCTCCCGGAGCCGGAACGGGAACCCGATCGTCGACTTCGGACAGAACATCTCCGGCTGGGTCCGGTTGAGCGTCCAAGGCGAGCGAGGGCAGACAGTGACGCTTCGCCACGCCGAGGTCCTCACCGACGGCGAGCTCGATACCGAAACGCTGCGCACCGCCGCGGCCACCGACCGGTACACCCTCCGCGGCGGCGACCGCGAGACGTGGGAGCCGAAGTTCACCTTCCACGGCTTCCGCTACGTCGAAGTGGACGGCTACCCGGGCACCCCGACCGCCGGCGACCTCACCGCGGTCGTGATGCACAGCGACATGACCCGTACGGGGTGGTTCGAGTGCTCGAATCCGCTGCTGAACCAGCTGCACTCCAACGTCGTCTGGTCAATGAGGGGCAACTTCGTCGGCGTGCCCACCGACTGCCCACAACGGGACGAACGCCTGGGCTGGACCGGCGACCTCAACGCGTTCGCCCCCACAGCGGCCTTCCTCTACGACGTCCGCGGCGTCCTCGGCTCGTGGCTGGCCGACCTTGCCGCCGAGCACTGCGAGAAGGGGTACGTGCCCTGGGTCGTCCCGGACGTGCTGTCCACCCCGTCGTCGCCGACCGCGTTGTGGAGTGACGTCGCAGTCAGTCTCCCGTGGACGCTCTACACCGAGTACGGCGACCCGGACATCCTCCGCCAGAGCTACGACTCGATGGCGGCGTTCATCCGCGACGTCGAATCCCGTTTGGACGACGCCGGTCTGTGGAGCAGCGGCTACCAGTTCGGTGACTGGCTCGATCCGGACGCACCGACGGACAACCCAGCGGGCGGCAAGACCGACCGCCACCTCGTCGCGTCGGCGTTCCTGTGCCGCACCACCGCACAGCTGGCGAAAATCGCGGCGCTTCTCGGCAAGTCCGAAGACGCCGAGCACTTCGGGACGTTGGCCGATCGCGTGCGTGCGGCGTTCCGGCACGAGTACGTCACCCCGTCCGGCCGGCTGGCGAACGAGTCCGCGACCGCGCTGGCCCTCGCGATCTGCTTCGACATCCTCGACCCGACCCAGGAAACCAAAGCGGGCGAGCAACTGGCCGCATTGGTGGCCAAGGCCGGTTACCGGATCTCGACCGGCTTCGCGGGAACTCCGTTCGTCACCGAGGCCCTGAGCCGCACCGGGTACCTTGACGAGGCCTACTTCCTGCTCCTGGAAACCGGGTGCCCGTCGTTCCTCTATCCGGTCACCATGGGCGCGACGACGATCTGGGAACGCTGGGACTCGATCCGCCCGGACGGCACGATCAACCCGTCCGGGATGACCTCCCTCAACCACTACGCGCTCGGCGCGATCGCCGACTGGCTGCATCGGGTCGTGGGCGGGCTCTCCCCCGCCGAACCCGGCTACCGCCGGATGCACATCACCCCACGCCCGGGCGGCAACCTCACCCACGCCACCGTCACCCACGACACCGTGCACGGCCGCGCCGCCGTCGCCTGGCGCATCGACGAAGGCCGGCTGTACCTCGACATCACCGTGCCGGACGGCACCGAAGCGACCGTGGTACTCCCGCAGCACCCGGACGAGCTCGTCGTCCAGGTGAGCGGTGGGGAACATTCGTGGCAGTACGAAGTCGAGGACAGTGCGGCTTCGAAGCAGTACACAATGGACACCTCGCTTCGGACGCTCTCGCAGGACCCGAAGGTGTGGCGGGCGGTCACGGACGCCTTCGCGAAGCACTTCCCCGGCATTCCCCTCGACGGTTCCGCGCCCGAAGCCGCGAGTGTCTCCCTCAACGTCGTCCTGGACCACGTCCCCGGCGCCTCGACCGATCTGAAGAACGATCTGGTGGCCGCCGTCGGCGACCAGGAAGGAAACCTCTGA
- a CDS encoding alpha/beta fold hydrolase, giving the protein MTPEQPRDDVVILLIHGGGFRSGNAAVPRPLAAHLALGTRARVVLPEYRLAPENPFPAAITDCLDAFDHAATLAPKVVVVGESAGANLAVAVLLERRSRALAGVLYSGVFDLREERFHTGTWVEKGETEYILREEQGPRIRMDYLADHPADDPLVSPVLADLRGLPPLFIQVSGAERLSQRSPAARARSSRGRAPTPTRTS; this is encoded by the coding sequence ATGACCCCGGAGCAGCCCCGGGACGACGTCGTGATCCTGCTGATCCACGGCGGCGGGTTCCGGTCCGGGAACGCGGCGGTCCCCCGGCCGCTGGCGGCTCACCTGGCGCTGGGCACGCGGGCCCGGGTAGTCCTGCCGGAGTACCGTCTGGCGCCCGAGAACCCGTTCCCGGCCGCGATCACCGACTGCCTCGACGCCTTCGACCACGCCGCGACGCTGGCCCCCAAGGTGGTGGTGGTCGGCGAGTCCGCAGGCGCCAACCTCGCGGTGGCGGTGCTGCTCGAACGCCGCTCGCGCGCCTTGGCCGGTGTGCTGTATTCCGGCGTGTTCGACCTCCGCGAGGAGCGCTTCCACACCGGCACCTGGGTCGAGAAGGGCGAAACGGAGTACATCCTGAGGGAGGAGCAGGGACCACGCATACGGATGGACTACCTGGCGGATCACCCCGCCGACGATCCGCTCGTGTCGCCCGTGCTCGCCGACCTGCGCGGGCTGCCCCCGCTGTTCATCCAGGTGTCCGGCGCCGAGCGCCTGTCACAGCGAAGCCCGGCCGCCCGGGCCAGGTCGTCACGCGGACGCGCACCGACCCCCACCAGGACGAGCTGA
- a CDS encoding FAD-dependent oxidoreductase has product MSGRLLVVGAGQAGVQVASSARELGWDGSITLIGEEPYAPYTRPPLSKAFLKGEASLESLALRSAAFYTEQRIDLILDEQIAHLDLDGAEAVSASGRRWPFARLVLATGRNRVPSWLTAPTSTASWCCAMSATPGFWRDAWRLSPTSS; this is encoded by the coding sequence GTGAGCGGTCGGCTGCTCGTGGTGGGGGCGGGCCAGGCCGGGGTGCAGGTGGCGAGCAGCGCCCGAGAACTGGGCTGGGACGGTTCGATCACCCTGATCGGGGAGGAACCGTACGCCCCTTACACACGTCCTCCGCTGTCCAAAGCCTTCCTCAAGGGCGAAGCGTCGCTTGAGTCGCTGGCCCTGCGCAGCGCAGCCTTCTACACCGAGCAGCGGATCGACCTGATCCTGGACGAGCAGATCGCTCACCTGGACCTGGACGGCGCAGAGGCAGTGTCCGCTTCGGGGCGGCGCTGGCCGTTCGCCCGGCTTGTCCTGGCCACGGGGCGCAACCGCGTCCCCTCGTGGTTGACGGCGCCGACCTCGACGGCGTCCTGGTGCTGCGCGATGTCCGCGACGCCCGGGTTCTGGCGCGACGCCTGGCGGCTGTCACCGACCTCGTCGTGA
- a CDS encoding family 78 glycoside hydrolase catalytic domain, whose amino-acid sequence MTAPTHLRVEHLENPLGTSLSRPRLSWWLPAGSTTQSAYRIRTGEWDSGRNHGDQHVLVRYPGPLPGSGRRVTWQVKIWTELGESAWSEPAFWESGLDAADWTASWIEPSEQDLPEPGSRPAHLFRRDFTIPQPVSARLYATAHGIYEAFLNGERVGDLELTPGFTAYRDVLHVQTYDVTDLLRAGENTIGAVVSDGWFRGRTGAMRLANSFGDHTALLCQLHIRHEDSSTTVLGTDSTWTTTPAWITADLMDGQTADLRQAMPGWSAPGYPDAAWSKAVTGTGGLYDDFARLTSSPAPPVRRIQELTPVSVAPLPSGRQVVDLGQNINGWLRLQVPPGDHLVLTHGEAFGPDGDVTLDHLRGVDWETHEPLSAGQVDRVISGGRTDEVFEPRHTTHGFRYVSVEGASRPITASDVRGVVVHTDLRRTGWFRCSDDRINRLHEAAVWSFRDNACDIPTDCPQRERAGWTGDWMLYVPTAAFLYDVAGFAVKWLRDLAVDQWDDGCLTNFAPDPGGRQVQHLPAAILDQFAGSSAWGDASVIVPWELYLTYADLDVLAEFRPMMARWVDFAAERARTRRHHSRTAAPAPHEEFLWDGGFHWGEWCEPHVDEEAFRTADHGAVATAYLYRSASLLSRISAMTGHQPDADRYGQLAANALDAWRTEFIADDGSLSPATQATYVRALAFGLVPEELRAATANRLVTLIRDAGTHVGTGFLATPYLLPVLADTGHLDVAYELLFQDTSPSWLTMIDRGATTIWEHWDGIDEHGVPHASLNHYSKGAVVSFLHRHTAGIRLREDAPGYRHFEVRPEPGGGLTWAEAEFDSVHGRIASSWRLEDGRFRLAVTVPPGTTATVTLPDGRSFTAGAGRHEDGCAV is encoded by the coding sequence GTGACCGCACCCACCCACCTGCGCGTCGAGCACCTCGAGAACCCGCTGGGGACCAGCCTTTCCCGGCCACGGTTGTCCTGGTGGCTCCCCGCCGGCTCCACAACGCAGTCGGCCTACCGGATCCGCACCGGCGAGTGGGATTCCGGAAGGAACCACGGCGATCAGCACGTCCTGGTCCGCTATCCCGGTCCGCTGCCGGGCTCCGGCCGGCGCGTGACCTGGCAGGTCAAGATCTGGACCGAGCTCGGCGAGAGCGCCTGGTCCGAACCCGCGTTCTGGGAGAGCGGGCTCGATGCCGCGGACTGGACGGCTTCCTGGATCGAACCGTCCGAACAGGACCTGCCCGAACCCGGCAGCCGGCCCGCGCACCTCTTCCGGCGCGACTTCACCATCCCCCAGCCCGTCAGCGCCCGGCTGTATGCCACGGCGCACGGCATCTACGAAGCCTTCCTCAACGGCGAGCGAGTCGGCGACCTCGAACTGACGCCCGGCTTCACCGCCTACCGGGACGTGCTGCACGTCCAGACCTACGACGTCACCGACCTGCTCCGCGCCGGAGAGAACACGATCGGTGCCGTCGTGTCCGACGGCTGGTTCCGCGGCCGCACCGGCGCGATGCGGCTCGCGAACTCCTTCGGCGACCACACCGCCCTGCTGTGCCAGCTGCACATCCGGCATGAGGACAGCTCCACGACCGTGCTGGGCACCGACTCCACCTGGACGACCACCCCCGCCTGGATCACGGCGGACCTCATGGACGGCCAGACCGCCGACCTTCGGCAGGCGATGCCCGGCTGGTCCGCGCCCGGCTACCCCGATGCCGCCTGGTCGAAAGCCGTGACCGGCACCGGCGGGCTCTACGACGACTTCGCCCGGCTCACCTCTTCACCCGCTCCGCCGGTCCGGCGCATCCAAGAATTGACCCCCGTTTCGGTCGCCCCGCTGCCGTCCGGGCGGCAGGTCGTCGACCTGGGCCAGAACATCAACGGCTGGCTCCGGCTGCAGGTGCCACCAGGAGATCACCTCGTCCTCACGCACGGCGAAGCGTTCGGCCCGGACGGCGACGTGACCCTCGACCACCTACGCGGCGTCGACTGGGAGACCCACGAGCCGCTGTCCGCCGGCCAGGTCGACCGGGTGATTTCCGGCGGCCGGACGGATGAGGTCTTCGAGCCCCGGCACACCACGCACGGCTTCCGGTACGTCAGCGTCGAAGGCGCGTCCCGCCCGATCACCGCGAGCGACGTCCGCGGGGTCGTCGTGCACACCGACCTGCGTCGTACCGGGTGGTTCCGCTGCAGCGACGACCGCATCAACCGGCTGCACGAGGCGGCGGTGTGGAGCTTCCGCGACAACGCCTGCGACATCCCCACCGACTGCCCGCAACGCGAACGCGCGGGCTGGACCGGTGACTGGATGCTGTACGTACCGACGGCCGCGTTCCTCTACGACGTCGCGGGCTTCGCGGTGAAGTGGCTACGCGACCTGGCCGTCGACCAGTGGGACGACGGCTGCCTGACCAATTTCGCACCGGACCCGGGTGGACGCCAGGTCCAGCACCTGCCCGCGGCGATCCTGGACCAGTTCGCCGGCTCCTCCGCCTGGGGCGACGCCTCGGTCATCGTGCCGTGGGAGCTGTACCTGACCTATGCCGACCTCGACGTCCTGGCCGAGTTCCGGCCGATGATGGCCCGCTGGGTCGACTTCGCCGCCGAACGCGCCCGCACCCGCCGCCACCACAGCCGGACGGCAGCTCCCGCCCCCCACGAGGAATTCCTCTGGGACGGCGGCTTCCACTGGGGCGAGTGGTGCGAACCCCACGTCGACGAAGAAGCCTTCCGCACCGCCGACCACGGCGCGGTCGCCACCGCGTACCTGTACCGCTCGGCGTCCCTGCTGTCCCGCATCTCCGCCATGACCGGCCACCAGCCGGACGCCGACCGGTACGGGCAGCTCGCGGCCAACGCCCTCGACGCCTGGCGAACGGAGTTCATCGCCGACGACGGCTCGCTCTCGCCCGCCACCCAAGCGACGTACGTGCGCGCACTCGCCTTCGGGCTGGTACCGGAGGAACTGCGGGCCGCCACCGCGAACCGGCTCGTCACGCTGATCCGCGACGCGGGCACGCACGTGGGCACCGGATTCCTGGCGACGCCGTACCTGCTGCCCGTCCTCGCGGACACCGGGCACCTCGACGTGGCCTACGAGCTGCTGTTCCAGGACACTTCACCGTCGTGGCTGACCATGATCGACCGCGGCGCGACGACGATCTGGGAACACTGGGACGGCATCGACGAGCACGGCGTCCCGCACGCGTCCCTCAACCACTACAGCAAGGGCGCGGTCGTGTCGTTCCTGCACCGGCACACCGCGGGCATCCGGCTGCGCGAGGACGCGCCCGGATACCGGCACTTCGAGGTGCGCCCCGAGCCGGGTGGCGGCCTCACCTGGGCCGAAGCCGAGTTCGACTCGGTGCACGGGCGCATCGCGTCGAGCTGGCGGCTTGAGGACGGCCGGTTCCGCCTGGCCGTGACGGTTCCGCCGGGGACAACCGCGACCGTGACCCTGCCGGACGGCCGCAGCTTCACGGCCGGCGCAGGTAGGCACGAGGATGGTTGCGCCGTGTAG
- a CDS encoding 2Fe-2S iron-sulfur cluster-binding protein yields MQTAVRNGVSGIVGQCGGALSCATCHVFLASGDFPPQGEDEDEMLDCAATEREDNSRLSRQLVLAEGQEVRVTIPEAQL; encoded by the coding sequence ATGCAGACCGCGGTCCGCAACGGCGTCAGCGGCATCGTCGGCCAGTGCGGCGGAGCGCTGTCGTGCGCCACCTGCCACGTCTTCCTCGCCTCCGGCGACTTTCCGCCGCAGGGCGAGGACGAAGACGAGATGCTCGACTGCGCGGCCACCGAACGCGAGGACAACTCGCGGCTCTCGCGCCAGCTCGTCCTCGCCGAGGGGCAAGAGGTCCGCGTGACCATCCCGGAAGCGCAGCTGTGA
- a CDS encoding cytochrome P450, giving the protein MSLLHSDEQRELFLTEPDGLAPTAAEEVLRHGAFSLGGPVGGGGGLVPFVATEDVVVDGQLIAKGEAVSIDPGSANHDPEAIEDPGRFDITRKNNPHLMLSHGLHHCLGAPPARMEMQVGLAEIFKRIPTLRLAGEPVVRRDVLTQPMTELPIAW; this is encoded by the coding sequence ATGTCGCTGCTGCACTCCGACGAGCAGCGGGAACTGTTCCTCACCGAGCCCGACGGCCTGGCCCCGACCGCCGCCGAGGAGGTGCTCCGGCACGGCGCGTTCTCGCTCGGAGGCCCGGTGGGCGGCGGGGGCGGGCTGGTGCCGTTCGTGGCCACCGAGGACGTCGTCGTGGACGGTCAGCTCATCGCCAAAGGTGAGGCGGTCAGCATCGATCCGGGCTCCGCCAACCACGACCCCGAGGCCATCGAGGACCCGGGCCGCTTCGACATCACCCGCAAGAACAACCCGCACCTGATGCTCAGCCACGGCCTGCACCACTGCCTCGGCGCGCCGCCGGCCCGCATGGAGATGCAGGTCGGCCTGGCCGAGATCTTCAAGCGCATCCCGACCCTGCGGCTGGCCGGCGAACCGGTGGTCCGCCGCGACGTCCTCACCCAGCCCATGACCGAACTCCCGATCGCCTGGTGA
- a CDS encoding SDR family NAD(P)-dependent oxidoreductase: protein MQRFTGKRVLLTGGASGIGQATVLRLLAEGAHVVAGDVAESGLEETADRAHSDRLTTRVLDISDEIAVGAVVAESVAELGGLDVLVNAAGILRGAHTHECELETWNRIIGVNLTGTFLVTRAALPALLATGHGVIVNFSSTSASFAHPYMAAYSASKGGIQSFTHSIAQEYSKQGLRAVCVTPGSIRSGITETTVRHLPEDVDWQLFGKLQPAIGEGFAPPESVAGVIAMLASEDGAFITGTEIRVDGGTHQ from the coding sequence ATGCAGCGATTCACCGGGAAACGCGTCCTGCTCACCGGCGGCGCGTCCGGAATCGGCCAAGCAACCGTGCTCCGGCTCCTGGCCGAAGGCGCGCACGTCGTCGCGGGCGACGTCGCCGAATCCGGCCTCGAGGAAACGGCCGACCGCGCCCACAGCGATCGGCTCACCACTCGCGTGCTCGACATCTCGGACGAGATAGCGGTCGGCGCCGTCGTCGCGGAGAGCGTCGCGGAGCTCGGCGGACTGGACGTCCTCGTCAACGCCGCCGGCATCCTGCGCGGCGCCCACACCCACGAGTGCGAACTCGAGACCTGGAACCGGATCATCGGGGTCAACCTGACCGGCACGTTCCTGGTCACCCGCGCCGCACTGCCGGCGCTGCTGGCGACCGGGCACGGCGTGATCGTCAACTTCAGCTCGACGTCGGCCTCGTTCGCCCACCCGTACATGGCGGCCTACTCGGCCAGCAAGGGCGGCATCCAGTCGTTCACTCATTCCATCGCGCAGGAGTACTCCAAGCAGGGCCTGCGCGCGGTGTGCGTCACCCCCGGCAGCATCCGCAGCGGCATCACCGAAACCACGGTCCGGCATCTGCCCGAAGACGTCGACTGGCAGCTGTTCGGCAAGCTTCAGCCGGCGATCGGCGAGGGCTTCGCCCCGCCGGAGTCCGTCGCAGGGGTCATCGCGATGCTCGCCTCCGAGGACGGCGCGTTCATCACCGGCACCGAGATCCGCGTCGACGGGGGGACCCACCAGTGA